The genome window TGTGGCAAGGCCAGTGACTGCATTTGTAAAGCCAGGGCCACTTGTCACAAAAGCAACGCCAACTTTACCACTAACCCTAGCGTATCCATCGGCCGCATGAACGGCTGCTTGCTCGTGGCGAACCAAAACGTGCTTAAAATAAGTTTGTTTATATGTCTCGTCGTAGATATTTAAAGCTGCACCGCCAGGATAGCCAAAAACTATCTCAACGCCCTCTTCGTGCAAGGCCTCGCTTATCATCTGTGAACCAGAAATCTGTTTTATCATCACTTTAGCCTTTTGATAAATTTATCGCAGATTATATCCCAAAGCATTTTAAATCCATTTTAACTTTCTAGCGAATTTTAGGTATCGTTTTGATTTTCTTGAAAAATTTTTATCTAGTTTAGAAGAATAATACAAAATATTTTACATAAAATTAAACATATTATTTTTAGTAAAATTGATAAATTTAAGTGAGCAAAGACTATAAAATTTTAAGAGCTAAAACTCATTTGTATAAATTTTAGGCTTAATTTTTTAATTAAAATAAGCCTAAAATTTTGCTTCATTTTTTATATCATTTAGCTTTTTAACGGCCTCTTCAAAGTCATCAGAATTTATGAAAACATTAATATTTTCATTTTTCTTATAGACTTTATCGTAGTATTTTGTGAGTAAAATTTCAGCTACTTTGGTAATGTCATTTTTATTAAATTTAGCCACAGCTTCATCTCTAGCTTTTTTATCGATAAATGGTGAAATTTTCTTCATACACTCGTCAAAAAAGGCCTTATCCACACTTTTATAGTCATCTACTATACAAGAAATTCTTTTTTCTAAACTTGCGCTCACTTCGACATTTATGCCACTACGCATTGCCTCATAAAGACTTTTTGGCAAGCTTAATGAGCCTATCCTTCTGCTCTCACCCTCAATAAAGCAAATTTCATCTTTTAGCGTGATGAGCTTTTCAAATAACGCATCTTCAAAGCTTTTTTGACTTGGCTGCGCGCCATTTATCGCCCCAAAGACAGATCCTAAATGATTTGCTATAGCTTCAAGGTCTATTGACGGACTTAGAGCCCTTATGAGCTTACTTTTATAGCAGCCAGTATTTCCAAAAAGAGTGATAAATTTCGTGCTTAAAGGTCGATTTAGAAATTCTAAAACGTGATTTCTATAAGCTTTATAGCCACCACTAAGCCTAAAAACTCTATATCCTATCATGCTTAGAACATAGCCAACAGAATTTGATCTAAGCCCACCTTTAGCGCAGTAGATGCCAATAGCTGAACCAACCTTGGCTCTTTTATAAACCTCATCAATGATATTTTGTAAATTTTTGCAGATATATTTTGCGCCAAGGCTCTTTGCTAGGGATCTATCGCTTTTATAGAGCGTGCCTACCTCTTTATGTTCTGCATCATTTAAAGCGTATAAATTTATAGCATCTTTTATGTGTGAATATAAAAATTCATGCGGCGATCTTACGTCTATTAAAATTTCAAAAGAGCTTCTTTTCTCTAGCCACTGCTCTGCATCAAGCTCAAATAACGGCACTAAATGCCTTTTTTAGTTTCTCAAAAAGTGGATGAAATGGCGTGCCATTTACTCTCACATCAGAGATAGTGGTTATAAAATTTGTATCTCCGCTCCACCTTGGCACAAGGTGATAATGCACGTGCTCAGCTATGCCAGCTCCTGCTGCCTTGCCTAAATTCATACCTATATTTACGCCATTAGCATAAAGCTCTTTTTTTAAAATTTCAACTCCAAGCCTTACAAATTTACTCATCTCAAACCAAGTCTGCTCATCAAGCTCTTCGATCTTGTCGGTATGCTGATTTGGTATTATCATAAAATGCCCTGGAGAATACGGATATAAATTCATAATCCCAAAACAATGTTTAGCTCGAAAAAGCACACCATTTTTATCATCATCATCTGAGTTTATAACATCACAAAAAACACAGCTATCTTTTTTAGCGCTAAAGTATTCGCTTCTCCAAGGGGCACAAAGGTGCTGCATTACTCGCCCTCCTTTATCTTTTTGACGGCATTTTTTATATCATCTTGTCTCATAAAATGCTCTCCTATCAAGAAAGCATCAACGCCTATTTTGCTTAGCTGCCTAAGCTGTTCATGCTCATAAAGACCACTTTCAGCGACTATTATCTTGCCATTTGGTAAAAGCGGTATGAGCTTCTCGCAAAGACTCATATCCATCGTAAAATCATCTAAATTTCTGTGATTTATACCTATTATATTTGCTCCTGCAAAGATCGCTTTTTTCACATCACTCGCGTCATGAGTTTCAACCAAAACTTCAAGCCCTAAATGATGAGCGTAGTCTAAAAGTTCTTTTAGCTCGCCTTGTGTTAGCACCTTGGCTATAAGCAGGATAAAGTCTGCCCCATAAACAAGAGCTTCAAGAATTTGATACTTATCAACGATAAAATCTTTTCTAAGGATCGGCCTTGAGGCGTAGCGGCGGACTTGAGTGATATACTCGATGTTGCCTTTAAACCAATGTGGTTCAGTCAAGATACTAAAGGCATTTGCGTATGGCTCGTATTCCTGAGCGATTTTTATTGGCTCAAAATCTTCTCTTATCACGCCCTTACTTGGGCTTGCTTTTTTGATCTCAGCTATGATTTTTATCGGCTCATTTTGACTTGCTCTAAGTGCATTTAAAACATCTCTTGGCACGTATGGATTATACGCGAGCGAGCGACCAAACCACTCCTCAGGGAAGTCTGCTTTTCTTTTTTCAAGATCATCTTTAGTCTTTTTTATTATCTCATCAAGTATCATTTTTTAAGCCTTTTGTTTAGATTTATTATACAGCGCTCTATTAGGTGCAAATGCTCTTTTGCCTCTTTTGAAGTCCTAAAATCAATATCTTTCATTGCGTGCTGCATAATGCTTTTTGCCTTTTTGCACTCACCAAGCTTGAAATATCCCCACGCTAGCGAATCCTCATAATAAGGCGACTCAGGCGAGATAACAAGCGCCTTTTGCACAAGCTCTATACCCTTTCTAGGGTCAATATCATGATCTATCAGCAAGTAGCCATAGTAGTTAAAAAACATATCATTTTCTAGTTTTGGCACGCTAGCTTCAAATTTATCTAAAATTTCAGCCATTTTTTGTTCGTTCAAGTTATCTTTATTCATCTCGTATTCGTAAATCGCGGCTTTTGCTAAAAAATTTAAATCCCTGCTATCGTTATAAATTTTAACAGCAAGTATGTATGCGTCACCGAAATTACTAGTCGCCGCATAAAGATCCATAAGTGCCACATCGTTGTAGCTATATTTTTTTAAAATTTCAATTGCTGCTTTGTAATTTTTATCATAGATAAAAAACTGCACGATCTTATCAAGATAAGAAGTATCGTGATTTAGCTCATAAAGCTCTTCAAAGAGTTCGATCACTTTTGGGAAATTTCTTTGCTGGGAGTAAATTTCAGCCAAAAGCTCGCAAGTCTTTAGCGTGCAACCTTGTTCATCTTTAAATTTTTCAAGATATTTTGTAGCGTCTTTTATCTTATCCATGCGATTTATCAAAATATCAACGATACGGAGCAAATTTTCTTCTTCTTGCTTTAGCGAGTATGCCTCTTCAAAGTATTTTAGCGCAGTCGTTGTTTCATTTTGCATCATACAAATAGTGCCAAGCATGAGTAAATTTTGGGCATTTGGCTCTTTTGTAGCAAGCTCTTGCATTAAGCTTTTAGCTTCATTTAGCTTTGAAAGATTTACTAAATTTGCCACCTTTATACGGATAAAATCGCTGTCGTCTTTTAAGCTTTTTTCGCCTTCACTTATCAAAGCATCTAAATTTTCATTTTTTGTAGCAAAGGCGAGTTTGATCGCCTCTTTTAAATAAGCTTTTTGATTTGTATCTTTAAAAATGTTTGAGTAAGCTTGAATGCTAGCATTCACATCTCCACTATCTTGAAATAATAAAGCCTGCATTAGACGTAAATTTATACTTTTATTATCGTCAGCCAAAAGTAGCTGCGAGTTAAAAAATACGCTCATAAAAAATACTAAAATTTTACGCCAATACATTCTGCTTTTAGCTCCTTTAAATTTTTTTTAAAATAATTCCAAAATGGAAAAGTCCTACACTGCTGTGGCCTTAGCTCATAGACTGAGCAGTTTTTATTTTTTTCATCAAAAAATACACAAGCAAAGCCATCTTCATAGGGCTTCTCTTTTATGCTACACCTTAGCCCAACTCTTATTAAAAACTGCTTTTCAAACTCATCTTTACTCATATGAAATGCGGTGCAAAATTTTGAAATTTCTTCTTCGTTTATCCAGATGTAGCCACTCTCTCCCGTGCAACACTTGCCGCCACAGCTCTCGCAAAAACTCGCATCAAACTCATAGTTAAAGCCTTGCACTCTCACGCTAGCTCCTGATAATCAACGCTGTTTGTATCAGCTTTTTTAAAAATTTCAATCGCCTCTTTTGTATGCGAACCATTTTCGCTCATCACTAAAGGTGGCAGAATTTTTAACTTTGAGTTTGAATTATTTCTTACCTCAAATAGAGCCAAATTTGCTGGTTTATCAGCCTTTGTGTGGATAAATTTTATACTTACTAAATTTAGCTTAAACTCTTTTAGACACGTTGCGATCTCACCAATATCATCAGGAGCATAGCAAAAAAACGCCATTTTGTGAGGCTTTAAATTTATGCTTATACCTCTTATAAAGTCTTTTATACCCAAAGAGCTTGTGTATCTACTAGCCTTTATATGCTCATCTTCGCTTTGTTTCGTACCCTCGTGATAAAATGGCGGATTTGATACGATGAGGTCAAATTTCTCACTATCTTTAAAATCTGCAAAATTAGCATTTATAATTTCTGCCTCCAAGCCGTTCTTACTGGCATTAAATTTAGAAATTTCACCATTTATTTGCAAGATATCAAGCAAGCTTAGGCTGGAATTTTTAAAGTCGCGTTTAAGCAAAAGTCCTAATATCCCGCACCCTGCGCCAACGTCTAAAATCCTGCCTGAAAAATTTTTCAAACTTGAGCTTATAAAATCATAAAGTACCAGCGTATCGCTGTTGTAGCGATAGCCACTTTTTAGCTGAGCCAAGATCATCTATAAACCTTGATGATAAAGCCACGCGTGACATCTTTTACGATCACTTCAGAGCTAAAGCTGATCCTTGCAAAATCGCCAAATTCTTCTTTTATAAGCTCGGCTGCTGCCTTTGCGCGCTCTTTACCAACGCCATAATTTACATAGTTATTTAGCCTGCCAAGATCGTCTTTTTTGATGCTTTGAGCCACATTTGACGGAATCACAAAATTTTTCTTATCAACGATCGGAATTATCTCATAAAGGTAGTTTGAGTTAAATCTTTGCAAAAATTCGCTCACTCTATTCTTACACATCACGCTAACCTTATCTTTTACATCCATGTCATCACACTCAAGGCTAGAGATCAAAACTAGCTTTGTTGGCGTCTCTGGCTTAGTTGTCGCTTGCAAGATATTTTTTAAATTCACATTTTCATTTTCAAGTTCATCTTGCCTATTTAAATTTTGCTCGATATCTTTTTGAAGTTCGATGATCTTGGCATTTACTGGACTTCCTTTTACGCTAGATGAGCTAAGTTCATTTATTTTAGAATTTAACCTCTCAATCGTCTTATTACTCTCGTTTAACTTATGTTTTGCACTTTCAAGCTCATTTTGTAAACTTAGTAAATTTTTACCACCACTTTTATTGCTATCAGCAAAAAGAGCCGACGTATCAGCTATCTTTTTTTGTAAAATATTTATTTGCTGACGCAAAATTTCATAGTTTTGCATATCGATCTTTAGCGTCCTTTTTTGAGCTTCTAGCTCACTTTGCTTTGCTGCTAGCATTTGGCTTGTTTGAGTGAGATTATTTTCTAGCTCTTTTATCTTTTCATCTTTTAAGTTTATCTTTGCACTTAAATTTTTTAACTCGCTGTCATTTAAACCAAGCTTTTGAGTCTGCAAAGAGATAGTTTGATTTTGCTCAAATAAAGTTTTTAAAAATTTATTTGTCTTTGTATCAAGCGTCTTTAGCTCATCTCGTGCATTTTTAAGACTCTCTTCACTTAAATTTAGTTTTTTATTTAGCTCACCTAAACTTGCATTTGCATCTAAATTTTGCTTCTCTAGCTTTTTGTTTATCAAATTTACCCGTTCAAGCTCTTTTTTAAGCGAATTTATATTTTCATTTGCGAGTTTATTTTCCTGCTCACTTTTAAGATTTTTTTCTTTTAAATCATTAAAACTTTTATGAAGTGCCGCAAGAGAGGCATTTAGCTCTAAATTTTTACCATTGTAGTTTTCAACTGCCAAATCTTTTGAGTTTAAATTTTTCTTTATCTCATCAAGCTCATAAATTCTATCTTTTAAGGCAGTCTTGCTTGACTCAAGAGCCTCCTCAAGATCAATTATCTTATTTGCCTTTTTTGAAAGCTCATCCTCCATAACACTCTTTTGCGTTTCAAAGCCATCAGTTAGTGCATTTATCTCTTTTTCATAGCTAAATTTTTGTGTCTTAGCGTCATTTTTTACTCGCTCGATCTCCTCTTTTAAAAGCAAAATTTCTTTTTTTTCATTTTTATCTTTTTCATTTTGAGTATTTTCATACTCTTTTATTAGTGCATCTTTTTGAGCCAGTGTCGTATTTAGCTCTATATTTTGCTCTTTTAAAGCCGTGTAATTTGCCTCAGCTGCCTCTTTAAATTTAGCAAAATTTGCTTCGATATCTTTTACCTTACTTTCATCGCCATTTTTTGCCTCATTTATCGCATTTTCAAGGTCTATTATCTTTTTTTCATAGGCTTTTGAGCTCTCAATCATATCAGTTTGAGCTTCATTTAACCGTTTTGTGAGAGTTTGTATATTTTCAAAGTGTTGTGCTTCAAGCTCGCCTAGCGTCTTTTGGTTTTTCTCAACTATCTCATTTTTTTCATTTTCGATATTTTTTTTCATCTCTGAAATTTTGCTTATAAAGTCTAAATTCTTCTCGCTGATATCGACATTATCAGTAGCTAAAATTTTATTTTTTTTACTTAGCTCACGAACTTGTTCTTGAAGTTCGTTTACATCATTTGATAAATTTTGATCATTCGTTTCAGTAAAATTTTGGATATAGCTTTTTGGAGTTATATATCCGCCATATTCGTAAAGATCGTCTTTACTGATGTATTTTTGTCTCTCTTCTTCTGGCAAATTATCAAAATTTATGGAATAAATCGTTTGATTAGTATCTTTTGGTATCTCATCTTCTTTTGGAGATTTAAAAAACGATAGACAAAAGCCAGCTATCAAACAAAAAATAGCTAGTAAAATTTTATTTATCAAGCTTATGCCTTGCCCTTTAAAATATCTTTTATGACGTGATGAGCGTGATTTAGCGCAACGACTATTGAGCCGCCATTTTTTAGCACGATGTCACCGCCCACATAAAGTCCTGGTACGCTACTTTGGTAGTTACTATCAACTATTGGAGTGCCTTTTTCATCGATTTTTATCTGACATTTTTGTAAAAAATCAACCGGACTTGAGCCGCCTATTGCATAGACAACTCTGTCATAAACGCGGATCTTGCCATTTTCGTAATGCACTCTAACTTTGCCTGATTCGTTATCTATCTCTTTTATATCGTGATTTAGCCTAACTTTTATCTTACCGTGCTTTTCTAGCTCCCAAAGTGCACTTAAATTTGTCTCATTTACGCGACTAAAATTATCTTTTCTATAAGCGATTGTGGTTTTATTGTATTGGCAAAGCTCGATCGCATACTCAACTGCTGAGTTTCCGCCACCTACGACAAGCACCTTTTCGCCGTTTGTACAGCTATCAAGGTTAAAATTTACAACCGCGTTTAGTGAAGGTGGGATTTTATAATCAGGCTTATTTGGTCGTCCCATTTTGCCAATTGATATCATCACATTTTTAGCTTCATATACGGCTTTTGAGGTAGTTACTTTAAAAATTTCTCCATCTTTTTTCACACTCTCTACTTCAGAGTTAAAAAAAGCTTCAATCTTTTCAGTATCAAGCAGCTTGTCAAAATAATCAAGCGTGCTCTCTTTCGTGCCATCCTCAAATGAAACTACACCATGTATCGTGCTATCTTGCCCTTTATACTCTTTATCTACGCGTTTATTATCTTTATAAAATTTTCTTATCGTTTGGCTGTGATTATCACCTTTTTCAAGAAGCAAAACGTTGTTTAAGCCATTTCTTTTTGCCTCAACTACGCTAGCAATTCCACAAGGTCCGCCACCAACAACAATTAGATCATAAACATTTACCATCTTTTTCTCCAAATTTTATAAATTTTAAGCTTTTTTAACCAGATCAGCCATCAAAAATGCAAGTTCAAGTGCCTGATCGGCATTTAGCCTTGGATCACATTGTGTTTCATATCTTTGCTCAAGCGAGCTTTCAGTGATATTTAATGCCCCACCCGTGCACTCAGTCACGTCTTGCCCTGTCATCTCAAGATGCACACCGCCAGCTCTTGTGCCCTCAGCTTTGTGAATTTCAAAAAAGCTTCTAACTTCGCTTATTATATTGTCAAATTCTCTGGTTTTATAGTTATTTGATGTTTTTACAGTGTTGCCATGCATCGGATCGATGCTATAAACGATATTTAGCCCTTCTCGCTTTAGCTCTCTTAAAATTTTTGGTAAATTTTCGCCTATCTTGTCAGCGCCCATTCTGATTATCACATTTAGTCTGCCAGCTTCATTTTCTGGATTTAGTTTATTTGCAAGTGCGACGACATCTTCAGCCTTTGCACTTGGTCCGATCTTTACACCGATAGGATTTTTCACACCACTTAAAAAATGTACGTGAGCATCATTTATACCACGCGTTCTTTCACCTATCCAAAGCATATGAGCCGAGCAGTCGTACCACTCACCACTAAGACTATCAACTCTAGTTAAAGCCTCCTCATAAGGCAGTAAAAGTGCCTCGTGAGATGTATAAACCGCGGTTTGATTTATGACTGGCGTATTTG of Campylobacter concisus contains these proteins:
- the mnmH gene encoding tRNA 2-selenouridine(34) synthase MnmH produces the protein MPLFELDAEQWLEKRSSFEILIDVRSPHEFLYSHIKDAINLYALNDAEHKEVGTLYKSDRSLAKSLGAKYICKNLQNIIDEVYKRAKVGSAIGIYCAKGGLRSNSVGYVLSMIGYRVFRLSGGYKAYRNHVLEFLNRPLSTKFITLFGNTGCYKSKLIRALSPSIDLEAIANHLGSVFGAINGAQPSQKSFEDALFEKLITLKDEICFIEGESRRIGSLSLPKSLYEAMRSGINVEVSASLEKRISCIVDDYKSVDKAFFDECMKKISPFIDKKARDEAVAKFNKNDITKVAEILLTKYYDKVYKKNENINVFINSDDFEEAVKKLNDIKNEAKF
- a CDS encoding HIT family protein, which translates into the protein MQHLCAPWRSEYFSAKKDSCVFCDVINSDDDDKNGVLFRAKHCFGIMNLYPYSPGHFMIIPNQHTDKIEELDEQTWFEMSKFVRLGVEILKKELYANGVNIGMNLGKAAGAGIAEHVHYHLVPRWSGDTNFITTISDVRVNGTPFHPLFEKLKKAFSAVI
- the trpC gene encoding indole-3-glycerol phosphate synthase TrpC; the protein is MILDEIIKKTKDDLEKRKADFPEEWFGRSLAYNPYVPRDVLNALRASQNEPIKIIAEIKKASPSKGVIREDFEPIKIAQEYEPYANAFSILTEPHWFKGNIEYITQVRRYASRPILRKDFIVDKYQILEALVYGADFILLIAKVLTQGELKELLDYAHHLGLEVLVETHDASDVKKAIFAGANIIGINHRNLDDFTMDMSLCEKLIPLLPNGKIIVAESGLYEHEQLRQLSKIGVDAFLIGEHFMRQDDIKNAVKKIKEGE
- a CDS encoding tetratricopeptide repeat protein, producing the protein MYWRKILVFFMSVFFNSQLLLADDNKSINLRLMQALLFQDSGDVNASIQAYSNIFKDTNQKAYLKEAIKLAFATKNENLDALISEGEKSLKDDSDFIRIKVANLVNLSKLNEAKSLMQELATKEPNAQNLLMLGTICMMQNETTTALKYFEEAYSLKQEEENLLRIVDILINRMDKIKDATKYLEKFKDEQGCTLKTCELLAEIYSQQRNFPKVIELFEELYELNHDTSYLDKIVQFFIYDKNYKAAIEILKKYSYNDVALMDLYAATSNFGDAYILAVKIYNDSRDLNFLAKAAIYEYEMNKDNLNEQKMAEILDKFEASVPKLENDMFFNYYGYLLIDHDIDPRKGIELVQKALVISPESPYYEDSLAWGYFKLGECKKAKSIMQHAMKDIDFRTSKEAKEHLHLIERCIINLNKRLKK
- a CDS encoding YkgJ family cysteine cluster protein, translated to MRVQGFNYEFDASFCESCGGKCCTGESGYIWINEEEISKFCTAFHMSKDEFEKQFLIRVGLRCSIKEKPYEDGFACVFFDEKNKNCSVYELRPQQCRTFPFWNYFKKNLKELKAECIGVKF
- a CDS encoding tRNA1(Val) (adenine(37)-N6)-methyltransferase; amino-acid sequence: MILAQLKSGYRYNSDTLVLYDFISSSLKNFSGRILDVGAGCGILGLLLKRDFKNSSLSLLDILQINGEISKFNASKNGLEAEIINANFADFKDSEKFDLIVSNPPFYHEGTKQSEDEHIKASRYTSSLGIKDFIRGISINLKPHKMAFFCYAPDDIGEIATCLKEFKLNLVSIKFIHTKADKPANLALFEVRNNSNSKLKILPPLVMSENGSHTKEAIEIFKKADTNSVDYQELA
- a CDS encoding vesicular transport factor Uso1p; the protein is MINKILLAIFCLIAGFCLSFFKSPKEDEIPKDTNQTIYSINFDNLPEEERQKYISKDDLYEYGGYITPKSYIQNFTETNDQNLSNDVNELQEQVRELSKKNKILATDNVDISEKNLDFISKISEMKKNIENEKNEIVEKNQKTLGELEAQHFENIQTLTKRLNEAQTDMIESSKAYEKKIIDLENAINEAKNGDESKVKDIEANFAKFKEAAEANYTALKEQNIELNTTLAQKDALIKEYENTQNEKDKNEKKEILLLKEEIERVKNDAKTQKFSYEKEINALTDGFETQKSVMEDELSKKANKIIDLEEALESSKTALKDRIYELDEIKKNLNSKDLAVENYNGKNLELNASLAALHKSFNDLKEKNLKSEQENKLANENINSLKKELERVNLINKKLEKQNLDANASLGELNKKLNLSEESLKNARDELKTLDTKTNKFLKTLFEQNQTISLQTQKLGLNDSELKNLSAKINLKDEKIKELENNLTQTSQMLAAKQSELEAQKRTLKIDMQNYEILRQQINILQKKIADTSALFADSNKSGGKNLLSLQNELESAKHKLNESNKTIERLNSKINELSSSSVKGSPVNAKIIELQKDIEQNLNRQDELENENVNLKNILQATTKPETPTKLVLISSLECDDMDVKDKVSVMCKNRVSEFLQRFNSNYLYEIIPIVDKKNFVIPSNVAQSIKKDDLGRLNNYVNYGVGKERAKAAAELIKEEFGDFARISFSSEVIVKDVTRGFIIKVYR
- a CDS encoding NAD(P)/FAD-dependent oxidoreductase; its protein translation is MVNVYDLIVVGGGPCGIASVVEAKRNGLNNVLLLEKGDNHSQTIRKFYKDNKRVDKEYKGQDSTIHGVVSFEDGTKESTLDYFDKLLDTEKIEAFFNSEVESVKKDGEIFKVTTSKAVYEAKNVMISIGKMGRPNKPDYKIPPSLNAVVNFNLDSCTNGEKVLVVGGGNSAVEYAIELCQYNKTTIAYRKDNFSRVNETNLSALWELEKHGKIKVRLNHDIKEIDNESGKVRVHYENGKIRVYDRVVYAIGGSSPVDFLQKCQIKIDEKGTPIVDSNYQSSVPGLYVGGDIVLKNGGSIVVALNHAHHVIKDILKGKA
- a CDS encoding class II 3-deoxy-7-phosphoheptulonate synthase gives rise to the protein MTWNRDSWREFNILQQPKYPDLKELKEVEEKLKSLPPLVFAGEARSLKEELAKVCNGEAFLLQGGDCAESFTNFNANNIRDMFKVLLQMAIVLTFAGGYPVVKVGRVAGQFAKPRSSDFEEVNGVKLPSYRGDIINGFEFDEKARVPDPKRMIEAYYQSASTMNLLRAFSRGGLADLHQVHKWNLGFVKKPEIGEKYAKLADELTKTLSFMAACGITSANTPVINQTAVYTSHEALLLPYEEALTRVDSLSGEWYDCSAHMLWIGERTRGINDAHVHFLSGVKNPIGVKIGPSAKAEDVVALANKLNPENEAGRLNVIIRMGADKIGENLPKILRELKREGLNIVYSIDPMHGNTVKTSNNYKTREFDNIISEVRSFFEIHKAEGTRAGGVHLEMTGQDVTECTGGALNITESSLEQRYETQCDPRLNADQALELAFLMADLVKKA